In Bacillus cytotoxicus NVH 391-98, the following are encoded in one genomic region:
- a CDS encoding stage II sporulation protein B, giving the protein MDKQSRKISIKVNGTEAKYEEKQKGVDEFDWKVVESQTPQNVVPFQQVKSSKIKTFREKWSNVLVFTIATAIIMGTALGMGMLHLLTGKGAREEHTAMTSQQYTAETKPKETSMEEQKEGASKVENTNAALAPITLFFVQGGLYSSEEKGQAAVKEWKENGRIAALKPNGDKYALVAGIMSDEKAAGKLMEQYKNDGIPVLKKNWEITDKALLKNDKELGIFLSKLQSLYSHFIKYVSSTQIGEKGNQAEIAAIEKEWKGLEKEGAEIKRNDVKKLYTYTSVAVQTIKEGKQNKSTVAKLNQVVIDGLLSYEKIVSQKAK; this is encoded by the coding sequence GATTGGAAGGTAGTGGAAAGTCAAACGCCGCAAAATGTAGTCCCTTTTCAACAAGTAAAGTCTTCGAAGATCAAGACATTTCGGGAAAAATGGAGCAATGTTCTGGTCTTTACGATCGCGACTGCAATTATCATGGGGACAGCGCTAGGGATGGGAATGCTTCATTTATTAACGGGAAAAGGCGCAAGGGAAGAACACACTGCAATGACCTCACAACAATATACGGCGGAAACAAAGCCTAAAGAAACAAGTATGGAAGAACAGAAAGAAGGTGCTTCAAAAGTCGAGAATACAAATGCAGCATTAGCGCCAATTACATTGTTTTTTGTACAAGGGGGGCTATATTCGTCAGAAGAAAAAGGACAGGCTGCTGTGAAAGAGTGGAAAGAGAATGGTCGCATCGCTGCTCTTAAGCCAAATGGAGATAAATATGCACTCGTTGCAGGGATTATGAGTGATGAAAAAGCTGCAGGTAAGTTAATGGAACAATATAAGAATGACGGTATACCTGTTTTGAAAAAGAATTGGGAAATTACAGATAAGGCGTTGTTGAAAAATGATAAAGAGCTTGGTATTTTTCTTAGTAAGTTACAGTCCTTATATAGTCATTTTATAAAATATGTATCCAGTACCCAAATTGGGGAGAAAGGAAATCAAGCAGAAATCGCTGCCATCGAAAAAGAATGGAAAGGGCTTGAAAAGGAAGGGGCGGAAATAAAACGGAATGATGTAAAGAAATTATATACGTATACATCTGTAGCAGTGCAGACAATTAAGGAAGGAAAGCAAAATAAATCGACAGTAGCAAAACTGAATCAAGTTGTGATTGATGGTTTGCTTTCCTATGAAAAAATTGTTTCCCAAAAAGCGAAATAA